A genomic window from Silene latifolia isolate original U9 population chromosome Y, ASM4854445v1, whole genome shotgun sequence includes:
- the LOC141630524 gene encoding uncharacterized protein LOC141630524, whose translation MVEEMEEGDFLRVQRGSGASNGAAEVERKGWEIPQTDFVKINVDAGEKEGVGVSVCVVCRDDRGRVLWDLSMVQDLSGESHVAEESAVYEGISEASKHGHTKIVVESGCLTVIEALKRKAKGRSMFSLILDDILCLCNSFSSVLWSYTSLVNNTVAHSLAHILPRVVGRLVWSDVLPPIENNVVNFDSRLI comes from the coding sequence ATGGTGGAAGAAATGGAAGAGGGTGACTTCTTACGGGTACAGCGTGGGAGTGGGGCCTCTAATGGTGCGGCTGAGGTCGAGAGGAAGGGGTGGGAGATACCTCAGACGGACTTTGTTAAGATTAATGTGGATGCAGGTGAGAAAGAGGGAGTCGGGGTGAGTGTGTGTGTGGTATGCCGGGATGATAGGGGCAGAGTGCTTTGGGATTTATCGATGGTGCAGGATCTTTCAGGGGAGTCTCATGTAGCGGAAGAGAGTGCAGTTTATGAAGGTATTAGCGAAGCGTCGAAACATGGGCATACAAAGATCGTCGTGGAAAGTGGCTGTCTGACGGTGATTGAAGCCTTGAAAAGGAAAGCTAAAGGTAGAAGCATGTTTTCGTTAATTTTAGATGACATTCTATGTTTATGTAATTCGTTTAGTTCTGTTTTATGGTCGTATACTAGTCTTGTCAACAATACGGTTGCTCATTCGTTAGCTCACATTTTGCCTAGAGTAGTTGGTCGGTTAGTGTGGTCGGATGTGTTGCCTCCGATTGAGAACAATGTTGTTAATTTTGATTCTCGTTTAATATAG